In the genome of Montipora foliosa isolate CH-2021 chromosome 3, ASM3666993v2, whole genome shotgun sequence, one region contains:
- the LOC137995058 gene encoding uncharacterized protein: protein MRPVIDLSSLNKFIVNEHFQMENLSCLKTLLLPGDFMTNIDLKDAYLSVPVHETSRKFLRFIWKGTCYQFKALPFGLCSAPRIFTKALKPVAAFLRRKAIRVLIYLDDFLLLAATVEEAVKNTQLVVSLLQSLGFTINLKKSLLTPTQAITFLGFQIDSTCMMLSLPAEKTDKILDCCHRLLVSQSITLRNLASLIGLLESSRPAIWRAPLHFRHLQSDLIRGLQMNQESYDALIALSPSARVELAWWLRHTLNANGSPVHLPPPDMIITTDASKKGWGAVHQSFQTNGRWSQKESLQHINYLELKASFLALKTFLKDKSHVSVSLQLDNTTAIAYINNKGGTRSPQLMTLALEMWDWCQERDILLIASHIPGRDNVSADKESREFTDMSEWKLDPIIIQPFLLNCQTDLFASRLTSQLAAYISWRPDPGAIHTDAFTINWATLRGYAFPPFNLISKTLTKVTIDQTELILVAPVWQAQPWWPVLLRLLISQPVLLPNSPTLLTDPTDLNRIHPMYPRLHLAVFHISTNVSKLRAFQQTLPTYSSQQLVPPHTKPTSLVGTVGAAGVLDGKLILFRHL, encoded by the coding sequence ATGCGTCCGGTGATAGACCTAAGTTCTTTGAACAAGTTCATTGTAAACGAGCATTTCCAGATGGAAAACCTCAGTTGCCTAAAGACGTTGCTTTTACCAGGCGATTTTATGACAAATATAGATTTAAAAGATGCTTACCTTTCTGTGCCCGTGCACGAGACTTCCCGAAAGTTCCTTCGCTTCATTTGGAAGGGAACTTGTTACCAGTTCAAAGCTCTTCCATTCGGCCTGTGTTCAGCCCCCAGAATTTTTACGAAAGCTCTAAAACCTGTTGCTGCATTCCTGAGAAGGAAGGCCATTCGAGTCCTTATATACCTGGACGACTTTCTTCTTTTGGCTGCAACAGTGGAGGAAGCTGTGAAAAATACTCAACTGGTAGTGAGTCTCCTTCAGTCCCTTGGTTTTACAATAAACCTCAAGAAATCATTACTGACTCCAACACAAGCGATAACCTTCCTGGGTTTCCAAATAGACTCAACGTGCATGATGCTATCTCTCCCGGCAGAAAAAACCGACAAAATTCTAGACTGTTGTCACCGTCTGCTCGTTTCTCAAAGTATCACATTGCGAAACCTAGCAAGTTTAATAGGTCTGTTAGAGTCCTCGAGACCAGCCATTTGGCGAGCTCCACTTCACTTTCGTCACTTGCAATCAGACCTGATAAGGGGCCTACAAATGAACCAGGAGTCTTACGACGCCTTGATCGCCCTGTCACCGAGTGCCAGAGTAGAACTTGCTTGGTGGTTGAGACACACCCTCAATGCAAACGGCAGTCCTGTACACCTTCCTCCGCCGGATATGATCATCACAACCGACGCCTCCAAGAAAGGTTGGGGTGCAGTGCATCAATCCTTTCAGACCAATGGCAGATGGTCCCAAAAAGAGTCTCTCCAACACATCAATTATCTAGAGCTAAAGGCGTCCTTTTTGGCCTTGAAAACCTTTCTCAAAGACAAGTCTCACGTATCCGTATCTCTGCAACTAGACAACACTACCGCCATCGCTTACATCAACAACAAAGGGGGTACACGTTCCCCCCAACTTATGACTCTGGCATTAGAGATGTGGGATTGGTGTCAGGAAAGAGACATCCTTCTGATAGCTTCTCACATCCCAGGAAGAGACAACGTCTCAGCGGACAAGGAGTCCAGAGAATTCACGGACATGAGCGAGTGGAAGTTGGACCCAATAATTATTCAGCCTTTTCTGCTGAATTGCCAGACCGATCTATTTGCGAGTCGTCTAACCAGTCAACTCGCGGCTTACATCAGCTGGAGACCCGACCCGGGAGCCATCCACACCGACGCCTTCACGATCAACTGGGCTACTCTACGGGGCTATGCCTTCCCCCCCTTCAATCTGATATCGAAAACCCTGACGAAGGTAACAATCGACCAAACGGAACTAATTCTCGTTGCTCCAGTTTGGCAAGCCCAGCCCTGGTGGCCGGTTCTGCTGAGACTTCTAATATCCCAGCCAGTGTTGCTCCCGAACAGTCCAACCCTGTTAACGGACCCGACCGACCTGAACCGCATTCATCCAATGTATCCTCGTCTTCACTTGGCCGTGTTTCACATCTCTACCAACGTTTCCAAGCTGAGGGCATTCCAACAAACGTTGCCGACCTACTCATCGCAGCAACTCGTACCTCCACACACAAAACCTACGAGTCTAGTTGGAACCGTTGGTGCCGCTGGTGTTCTGGACGGCAAATTGATCCTCTTTCGTCATCTATAA
- the LOC137997851 gene encoding 2-phosphoxylose phosphatase 1-like isoform X1, with the protein MIPVLFVSLRRRMFYWKYRFQRLDQLWKIIIFGLLALFVWIWVWNASKSESATPYVIPNSVQQHVVNYCNFPMRTAGSEGSLSVEELLNQRRFQLEMVQMVIRHGDRSQAIHIPNMDTRKYDFDCTFDTTDPERKQLFDNFRQVASHFKLRDLASGRKIINSLVPLGKRCEIGQLSQKGFLQHFELGKHMRTTYIGLIGNKIVPANLHVRSTARSRCIQSGAAFLFGLLTKDTITSEGMTINVTADTWLREDDNGIPYSCPKLMKHWAEYKQRREYVAQAAEMEPFMQKYAQILSTSRSALPTVVFLTDAILTRYCHKHPLPCGRGGCVSQEMAAEGIDFASWAMSENYTGIADLATHPMLIQMAKRMTDKARQKSMLKFVLYSGHDSTVVPLMLNLGVHDRKRWTPYATRVVFELWRDYRAKGLEATSLDPYYFRVLVNGKVVTSKMKFCGDALFKGELCPVTELISWLSSGKGMDETYRSLCSM; encoded by the exons ATGATTCCTGTACTCTTTGTTAGCTTGAGAAGGCGAATGTTCTACTGGAAATATCGGTTTCAGAGGCTGGACCAGTTATGGAAAATCATCATCTTTGGATTGTTGGCGCTTTTTGTGTGGATTTGGG TTTGGAATGCATCCAAATCTGAGAGTGCCACTCCTTACGTTATCCCCAACTCTGTGCAGCAACATGTCGTAAACTATTGCAATTTTCCAATGCGCACGGCTGGCTCTGAAGGATCGTTAAGTGTGGAAGAACTGTTAAATCAAAGACGTTTTCAGTTAGAAATGGTTCAAATGGTGATTCGGCACGGTGACAGATCCCAAGCGATTCATATACCTAACATGGATACTAGAAAGTACGACTTTGATTGCACTTTTGACACCACAGATCCTGAACGTAAGCAACTGTTTGACAATTTCAGACAGGTGGCCAGTCATTTTAAATTGCGTGATCTTGCAAGTGGTAGGAAAATTATCAATTCACTAGTCCCATTGGGAAAAAGATGTGAGATTGGACAGTTATCACAGAAAGGTTTCTTACAGCATTTTGAACTGGGCAAACACATGCGGACAACTTACATTGGTTTGATTGGCAACAAGATTGTTCCTGCTAATCTCCATGTACGATCGACTGCCAGATCACGGTGTATTCAGAGTGGAGCTGCATTTTTGTTTGGTCTTCTGACAAAGGACACAATCACGAGTG AAGGAATGACTATTAATGTCACCGCTGATACTTGGCTCCGAGAGGATGACAATGGCATTCCCTACAGTTGTCCCAAACTGATGAAGCACTGGGCTGAATATAAACAGAGAAGAGAGTATGTTGCCCAGGCTGCAGAGATGGAGCCATTTATGCAGAAGTATGCTCAGATACTGAGCACATCTCGCTCAGCACTGCCAACTGTAGTGTT CTTGACTGATGCCATTTTAACGCGGTACTGCCACAAACATCCTCTCCCATGTGGCCGAGGTGGCTGTGTCTCCCAAGAAATGGCAGCCGAAGGTATAGACTTTGCAAGCTGGGCAATGTCAGAGAATTATACTGGGATAGCTGACCTGGCCACTCATCCCATGTTGATACAAATGGCAAAGAGGATGACCGACAAGGCGCGTCAAAAATCCATGCTCAAGTTTGTTCTCTATAGTGGTCATGATAGTACAGTGGTGCCGCTGATGCTCAATCTTGGCGTTCATGATCGCAAAAGATGGACCCCTTATGCTACACGAGTGGTGTTTGAACTGTGGAGAGATTACAGAGCGAAAGGCTTAGAAGCTACTTCTCTTGATCCATACTATTTTCGAGTTTTGGTCAATGGAAAAGTTGTAACTAGCAAGATGAAATTTTGTGGGGATGCTTTATTTAAGGGAGAACTTTGTCCTGTTACAGAACTGATTTCATGGCTTTCTTCTGGTAAAGGAATGGACGAGACATACAGATCACTTTGTTCTATGTGA
- the LOC137997851 gene encoding 2-phosphoxylose phosphatase 1-like isoform X2, translating to MIPVLFVSLRRRMFYWKYRFQRLDQLWKIIIFGLLALFVWIWVWNASKSESATPYVIPNSVQQHVVNYCNFPMRTAGSEGSLSVEELLNQRRFQLEMVQMVIRHGDRSQAIHIPNMDTRKYDFDCTFDTTDPERKQLFDNFRQVASHFKLRDLASGRKIINSLVPLGKRCEIGQLSQKGFLQHFELGKHMRTTYIGLIGNKIVPANLHVRSTARSRCIQSGAAFLFGLLTKDTITSGMTINVTADTWLREDDNGIPYSCPKLMKHWAEYKQRREYVAQAAEMEPFMQKYAQILSTSRSALPTVVFLTDAILTRYCHKHPLPCGRGGCVSQEMAAEGIDFASWAMSENYTGIADLATHPMLIQMAKRMTDKARQKSMLKFVLYSGHDSTVVPLMLNLGVHDRKRWTPYATRVVFELWRDYRAKGLEATSLDPYYFRVLVNGKVVTSKMKFCGDALFKGELCPVTELISWLSSGKGMDETYRSLCSM from the exons ATGATTCCTGTACTCTTTGTTAGCTTGAGAAGGCGAATGTTCTACTGGAAATATCGGTTTCAGAGGCTGGACCAGTTATGGAAAATCATCATCTTTGGATTGTTGGCGCTTTTTGTGTGGATTTGGG TTTGGAATGCATCCAAATCTGAGAGTGCCACTCCTTACGTTATCCCCAACTCTGTGCAGCAACATGTCGTAAACTATTGCAATTTTCCAATGCGCACGGCTGGCTCTGAAGGATCGTTAAGTGTGGAAGAACTGTTAAATCAAAGACGTTTTCAGTTAGAAATGGTTCAAATGGTGATTCGGCACGGTGACAGATCCCAAGCGATTCATATACCTAACATGGATACTAGAAAGTACGACTTTGATTGCACTTTTGACACCACAGATCCTGAACGTAAGCAACTGTTTGACAATTTCAGACAGGTGGCCAGTCATTTTAAATTGCGTGATCTTGCAAGTGGTAGGAAAATTATCAATTCACTAGTCCCATTGGGAAAAAGATGTGAGATTGGACAGTTATCACAGAAAGGTTTCTTACAGCATTTTGAACTGGGCAAACACATGCGGACAACTTACATTGGTTTGATTGGCAACAAGATTGTTCCTGCTAATCTCCATGTACGATCGACTGCCAGATCACGGTGTATTCAGAGTGGAGCTGCATTTTTGTTTGGTCTTCTGACAAAGGACACAATCACGAGTG GAATGACTATTAATGTCACCGCTGATACTTGGCTCCGAGAGGATGACAATGGCATTCCCTACAGTTGTCCCAAACTGATGAAGCACTGGGCTGAATATAAACAGAGAAGAGAGTATGTTGCCCAGGCTGCAGAGATGGAGCCATTTATGCAGAAGTATGCTCAGATACTGAGCACATCTCGCTCAGCACTGCCAACTGTAGTGTT CTTGACTGATGCCATTTTAACGCGGTACTGCCACAAACATCCTCTCCCATGTGGCCGAGGTGGCTGTGTCTCCCAAGAAATGGCAGCCGAAGGTATAGACTTTGCAAGCTGGGCAATGTCAGAGAATTATACTGGGATAGCTGACCTGGCCACTCATCCCATGTTGATACAAATGGCAAAGAGGATGACCGACAAGGCGCGTCAAAAATCCATGCTCAAGTTTGTTCTCTATAGTGGTCATGATAGTACAGTGGTGCCGCTGATGCTCAATCTTGGCGTTCATGATCGCAAAAGATGGACCCCTTATGCTACACGAGTGGTGTTTGAACTGTGGAGAGATTACAGAGCGAAAGGCTTAGAAGCTACTTCTCTTGATCCATACTATTTTCGAGTTTTGGTCAATGGAAAAGTTGTAACTAGCAAGATGAAATTTTGTGGGGATGCTTTATTTAAGGGAGAACTTTGTCCTGTTACAGAACTGATTTCATGGCTTTCTTCTGGTAAAGGAATGGACGAGACATACAGATCACTTTGTTCTATGTGA